A stretch of DNA from Desulfovibrio gilichinskyi:
GCAGAAAAGAATTTTTAAAATGATTCCCGGGCTTGAAGATGTTGAATTTTTAAGACTTGGCAGCATTCACCGCAATACATATGTAAATGCGCCGGAAGTGCTTGATGAGAATCTCGCCCTTAAGAGTGATCCCCGTGTTTATCTCGCCGGACAGATCACCGGAGTTGAAGGGTATCTTGAATCTGCTGCTTGCGGGCTCTGGGTGGGGCTTCTGTTAGCTCACCAGATGAAAGGGCATACTGTTCCTGCTCCTCCTCTTGAAACATCTATGGGAGCCTTGCTCGGACATTTGCGCGAGCAGAAGAAAAACTTTCAGCCTTCAAATGTGCAATTCGGCTTGATGCCGGCATTAAATAAACGTGCTCCCAAAAAAGCGCGTAAAGAACTCTACGCGAAAAGAGCTATTGAATTGTTTGATAACTGGCTTAAAGAAAATTTGACTGAATAAATATCAGTTTTTTTGTTCTTTTAAAAAGTGAAATCCCCCGAATTGAGATGTACTCAATTCGGGGGATTTATTTAATATAAGACAATAATCTAATTTCTTAGATAATTTTGTTCTTTTTAAGAGCTGTTCTAAGCTCCTGTTCGTGTTCAGCAAGTAGAGGAACAAGAGGGAGTCTGAACGAAGTTTTAAGCTTACCCATCATACCGAGAGATGTTTTAACCGGAATAGGGTTCGTTTCAATAAACATGGCCCTGCTCAGGGGTTGCAGTTTATAATGAAGATCCTTTGCTTTTGCCGTATCTCCGGCGCGATAGGCCGCGCACATGTCTGCCATCATCTTAGGAGCGATGTTTGATACAACGGAAATTGCTCCATGTCCGCCGAGGGCAAGCAGCGGGAGCACAGTAAAATCATCACCTGAGAAAACTATGAATCCTTCCGGGCATTGTTCAATAAGATTCGAACACTGTGTCAGGTTGCCGGTAGCTTCTTTTACACCAATTACATCGGGAACTTCTTTAGCTATTCTTGCAATTGTTTCGGGCATGGCGTTAAGACCTGTTCTTCCCGGTACATTGTAAAGAATAAAAGGCATTGACGCCTCATTGGAAAGAGCTTTGAAGTGTTCAACCAGTCCCTGAGGAGTAGGTTTATTGTAATAAGGAGTGATCTGGAGGGTGGCATCAGCTCCTGCTTTTTTGGCAAGGATTGTAAGGTTTACAGCTTCTTTAGTATTGTTAGAACCCGCGCCGGCTATGACCGGGACACGTCCCTTGGTCTGCTCAACACAGATTCTTATAACCTCACCTTGTTCGTCGTGAGTCATAGTTGCCGCTTCGCCGGTTGTTCCGCATGGAACTAAACCGTCGATACCTTGTTCAATCTGCCATTCGATCAGTTCGCGATACGCGTCCTGATCAATTGCTCCGTCCTTGAACGGAGTCACCAGAGCAGTGAATGCTCCTTGGAAAGTCATTGTTGCCTCCTGAAGGTCATCTATTTATCGTCCGAAATACCTTCAATTAGCTTCAGCACAGTTGGTTCTTCACGAACGTCATCGCGTAGGCTTTGTAGAAACCACCGAATATTCTGGCCAGAAGTCCATTTGAAGTCAGCATCCCGAGACGGCCACTGAAAAATATCAATTCTATTTACAGCTTTTCCTGTTGGGTAGCTGCGGACCCATAATGTTTTACCATTATTGTCAACAGTTCCGGTCATTCCAGGGCCATCTCCGCTTCCAAGAAGAATATCGAGAGGGGACTCTGCAAAAACCGGTGAAGCAAGAAGTGCTTTTTCTCTAAAATATCCCCATGGGCTAAGCCCGATAAGAACATCAGTTTGACTTTTGTATTTTTTAAAAAGTTCTGCTAATTCGGTAATTAATTCGCCTGAGAGATCACTAGTTCCTTTTTCAAGGTAAGGCAATATTATGAATCCGGCTTTTTTACCGTGAGCTAACGTTAAAATTTTTACAGAAGCTTTTTTACAGTTGATCCAGTTTTTGGGGATACCATTTGCTGATCCCTTTAATAAATCAGCCTCAGCGGGGCTGAGGATTCCCAAATCATAATTCATGAATTGGAACGATTTAGAAAGAGCATCCCGTTTATTGTCGGGGATAGCAACGCCGGATGTCGGTAAAAATTCGAAGGCACCGCCAATAAGAAAACTTTCGGGACTCTTAGAGTCTCGAAGATCTTGTAAATAACCAGCCCGCCGGGCCAGTCCACCAAGTGTTTTCCCGCCTCATGACGGACAGGGATTTACTGTTCCGAAAGTGTTGGCAGTGTATGCAATAGACAATACCGCATCCTTGCCAGCATGAGCTTGAAAAGGAAACCCGATGCTGGCAAGGAGGAATAGCACAAATATGTAGGGGCGCATTATCCGTTTAAAAATTCTTTAAGCTCTTTACCTGGACGGAAGAACGGTAGTTTTTTAGGTGTAACGCTGACAACAGAACCGGTTTTAGGATTTCTACCGGTATAGCCTTGATATTCTTTCATTTTAAAACTACCGAAGCCTCTGATTTCAACTCTGTCACCACGGACAAGAGCTTCTTTGATAGCATCTACAAATGCATCAACAATTTCGGAGGACTCGTCTACATGGAGTCCTTTTTCTTCGGCCAGATTCTTGATCAATTCACTTTTGTTCATTGTCCTCTCCCAAGTCGTGTTGAGTGTGACAAGCAGTTTAAAAAAATTATTAACACAACTATGCCGAAAAGTTGTCCTTTTCGTCAAGTTATTTATTAGGCTGATAGAGCCGGGAATTTTTTAATAACTGGCCTGTCACCTAATTTACCCATATTCTCCATCCTGATCTTTTGGATCTTGACAGCGATATTTAAAATATCACGGCTTGCTTCGGATTTCGGAGCATATTTGATAAAGGGTATCTGCCTTCTAACTGCTTCAGTTACTGAAGGATCATAGCGCACAAAGCCTATATTTTTCAACTTAATATTAAGAAATTTTTCACAGGCCATATTTAATCTGTCAAAAGTATCTTTAGCTTCTTTTTCGCTTGTTACTTGATTAACTATTACATTGAAATCACTAACTTTATGCTGAGTGTGAAGAACTTTAATCAAAGCGTAACTATCAGTCAAAGAGGTCGGTTCAGGTGTAATCACTACAAATCTCATTTGCGCAATTGTTGCAAAAGAAAGAACTGTACCGCTTATTCCTGCGCCAAGGTCCATGACTAAATATTGATAACGTCCTACTAATTTGGATAATTTGCTGAAAAGTATTTCCTGCATATCCTCATCCATCTCGACCAGTTCCGGAACGCCTGAAGCGGCGGGAAGAATGTCAAAATTTTTGCCTTTTTCAATAGGGATAACAATCTCTGAGGGTTTTGCGTTGCTGCGAAGCAGATCCTGCATGTTGTTTTCTGGAGAAATCCCTAAGAGAACATCAAGGTTTGCCAAACCTAAATCGCAATCCATAAGAAGGAGGCTGTTTCCACCGGCATTTAGAGCATAAGACAGATTAAGGGATAGGTTGGTTTTTCCAACTCCGCCTTTTCCACTCATTATTGCCATACTTAATGTTTTGTTGGCGTTGATCATTGTTAGTCCTGTCCCTTTATTTTCCAGTGAATAAGAATTTCTTTTCGTCGGCATGAACAAGAGTTTCTCTGGTCACCGATTCATAATCTAAAATATCTGCAGTGCAAATGCGGTCTTTACCCGTATTTTTAGCTTTATAAAGAGCTTTATCAGCTTTCTCAATGAATTCATGCATTCTTAAATTCATCAACCCTTTGTAAGTTGCTAACCCCACAGAACAAGTAACAGAAAATTTTTCTGTGCTGTTAGGCTTTTTAAAGGTCAACTCTCTTGTTTTTTCAAGCAAGCGTTCAACTAACTGCTCAGCTTTATGCTGACCGGCTCCTGAAAGAATAATAGCAAATTCTTCGCCTCCGATTCTGGCAACTAGGTCATATCTGCGAGAGTTGCTGGAGATCATATCGGCCAGATCAATCAGAACTTCATCTCCTTTAAGATGCCCGTAGGTATCATTGACGGCTTTGAAGTTATCAAGATCCAGTATCGCCAGACTGACAGGAGTCTTGTCCCTGCTTGACCGTTCAATTTCCTGATCTAAAGTTTTTTCAAATGCTCTTCGATTTGAAATACCGGTCAGGGGATCATGTTCAGTTTTATACGAAAGAGTCTGTAATACACCTTGGATATGCTTAAGATGCGGTAAACTGTTCTCTTCAAGTGGAATTGTCATCCAGTCATTAAGATCATGTGTTTCTGCAAGAATTTTCCAAGCATTAAGAGTCATGCCGGGGCAAAATCTGAGCACGGCAAGCCCGTCCAGACAGTTTTTACCGAAGCAGACGTTGGTCTCATTGCAGAATCGCTCTCTTACTGAAAGGAGTTCCTCTAAAAGTTCAGCTTCGTTTTCAGCTATATATTCAGCGTTCATATTATCCGCCGTATGCATGAAGCAGGTAATTTCTGACCAAATCATCAAGTTCACCGTCCAGAACAGCTTCAACGTTTCCGTCTTCTGCGCCGCAACGATGGTCCTTAACCAGTCTATAAGGCTGCATTGTATAAGTTTTAATCTGACTTCCCCAAGCAATTGAATCCTTGGTGGAATAGTCAGCTTTTTTACTTTCTTCCTGCTTTTTAAGCTCTCGCTCGTAAAGGCGGGATTTCAAAACTTTCATAGCAGTTTCTTTGTTTTTGAGCTGAGACTTTTCATTCTGGCATTGCACAACGATATTGGTCGGCAGATGTGTTATACGCACAGCTGAGTTCGTTTTGTTGACATGCTGCCCGCCGGGTCCGCTGGCGCGGAAGACATCTAAACGGATATCTTCGTCTTTAACTTCAATTTCAATATCGTGAGAAATTTCAGGATATACATCAACTGAAGCGAAAGAGGTATGTCTTCTGCCGGATGAATCATAGGGAGATATGCGGATAAGGCGATGAATTCCTGCTTCCCCTTTGAGAAAGCCATACGCGTAAAGTCCTTTTACCTGCAGAGTTACGCTTTTAATTCCTGCCTCATCTCCGGGCTGAAGATCAAGATAACTGACTTCCCAATTCCTTTTTTCGCACCAGCGCATGTACATTCTAAGAAGCATTTCAGCCCAGTCCTGAGCTTCAGTTCCTCCGGCTCCGGGATGAATTTCCAAGATGGCGGTACTTTTATCTTCAGGTGCAGATAGAAGTGTGGCAAGTTCTGTCTGCTCGACCATATTAGAAAGTTTTATAAGATTTTCCGACAAAGCTTCCAGAATTTCCTGATCAGGATCTTCACTGGCAAGGGTCAGCCATTCTTCTACATCGTTATGAACCGAGGAAAGATTTTCGTATGAGGTTACTTTTTCTTCGAGAATACTTTTTTCTCGCAGAATAGGAGTAAGGTCATCAGGCTTGTCCCAAGCTCCAGGCTTGCTCAGGTCGTGCTCAATTTCTTCAAGTCGCTCTTTGCATTGAGCGTGGTCAAAGTCTCCCCCAAAGGCTGGAGAATTTACTGTTGCAGTTTACTGCCATGGATTTTAAGTCCGAAAATTGAAGCATGGTCTTACTGTATAATCCTTTTGCGGTTTTTTTTATTAGTTGAACTGACAGGCGCGATAGCTATCCAAATAATGAATAAAAATGTCAGGACTAGCGGTCCGTATGTAATCAATTCATAGTTAGCACTGAAAAAAGTCTTTCCGGTGATCAGTTCAGGATTTGTCAATACTGCTGCATTAACAAACAATCCTGTAGAATCGGTAATATTTCCGAGTGGGTCGATACACGCTGAAATTCCAGTGTTAGTACACCGGATGAGATATCGCCCTTGTTCTACAGCTCTAAGGGAGACTAGTCCCAAATGTTGATACGGGGCAGAAGTTTTGCCGTACCAAGCGTCATTACTTATATTAATCAGCAGGTTTGCACCTTGTGCAACTCTTTCCTGAGCAAGTTCAGGGAAGATTCCTTCATAGCAGATGAGTATCCCCATAGCAAGGTTTCTGCTTATAAGAGGGCTGGTGTCATCCCCAGGGATAAAGTCACCAACACCTTGAACTAATTTATCAATCGGCAAATATTTTTTAAGCGGTATGTACTCACCGAATGGAACCAGATGTGACTTATCATACCAGTCAAGAGTTGTTTTGTGCGGATCAATAAGGAAAGCTCTGTTATATAGCGAAAAAGATCTGGTCTTTGGATGCAGAATATAGCCCGGAGCTCCTGTTAAAAGGGGTGTATCCGACTCTTTCGTAAAATTAACCAGTGTCGCCCGCAATTCGTTTGGGTCTTGTATCTGGAAGGGCATAGCCGTTTCAGGCCAGATAATTAAGTCCGGCTTTGCAGGCAGGCTTTTGCTTAGCCTGATGTACTTATTAAGAGTGGCAACCTGATATTTTGCATCCCACTTTAAGCCTTGATTAATATTTCCTTGAACAATTCCAATAGTAGCATTGCCGGTACTGTGAAGAGTTGAGAATGTTTCAGGAACTGTCCTAAGAACACCCAGCATTACAAGAATTGCCAGAATTCCTACAGACCATGCTTTTGCAAGGTGGGACGTTTTCCATATCAAGATTCCGGTTGTGACGGAGATCAGAAGTCCTGAAAGTCCGTAAGCTCCGACAAAAGCCGCACCTTGAATTGACTGCGGCCAGTATGAAAATGCGGATGAAAAGGTCATCCACGGAAAACCTGTAAAAAAATATCCCTGCGCAAGCTCCATAGTCGACCATAAAACTGCGCTGAAAATACAAAGAAATAAAGGCGGCAGTTTGCGGGAGGCAATGTTCAATATGAGAGTGTAAACTCCATAATAAGCACCGACAGCCATAGCCATAAGAATCGGGCATGGAACTGCGAGGAACCATGAAATGTTGCCGTAAACGCCTATAGGATAGGCAAGCCAGTAAAGGCAGGCAAGGCAGGCGAAGGTTCCTGTGATCCATCCTCTTTTAAGAGCTTCACGCGGTGAGCACTTGGAAAAAGCAATTATTCCGAGAGCCAGCGGGAATCCTAAAGCGGCGGCAGGAAAATGTAAAAAAGGGTTCGCATATCCTATACCTGCACAAAACGTAGCAATTAAAATTGGGAGAATCAGATACATCTAAACGCCTTTTGGAGGTTCAACAAGAATAGAGATTATTTGCTTGGCATCACTTTCATGGATAGTAAATTTGTATCCGGCGAAATCGAGAAATTCGCCGACATTGGGTATTCTGCCCATTAATTCAGACAGATATCCTCCGATGGAATCCACGTGTTCTGAGTCAAGTTCAAGATGCAACTTTTCAGAGACTTCATATAAAGAAACTCTGCCGGAAATCATGAAACTTCCATCATCGCGCTCATAGAAATCTGAGGGGCGCACAGCGTCATACTCATCAGCAATATCGCCTACAATTTCTTCCAGAATGTCTTCCATTGTTATAAGACCTGATGTTCCGCCATATTCATCTTGCAATATAGCCATGTGAACTCTGCCGGATTGAAATTCTTTAAGAAGAGTTTTGATCTGGATATTTTCGGAAACAATAAATGGTTCGCGTAATAAATTTTCCAGTGACTCATCTCTTTTGCAAGCTAAAAGCGGGGCAATAATGTCTTTGGCGTGAACAATTCCGATAATATGATCTTTGGAGTCCATATACACGGGGATTCTTGAATGACAGTGCTCTATTATTTGCTCAGCAACTTCAGTGAGACCACCACTGATTTCAGCACCGATTATATCAGTGCGGGGAATCATTATTTCACTTGCAGTGGTATCTTTGAGTTCAAGAACATTGAGTAACATCGAAACAACTTCGCTTTTTATTTCGCCGTCTTCTCGAGCTTCGAGGATATGTTCTTCGAGAGGTGAGTCTGCTTTTCTAAAGATATTAATTAATTTGGCCCATAATCGGCCCTCAGAACCATCGTCCAAGTGAATTCTCCTGTTTGCAGTTTAAAAATCAGAGTTAAAGTGTTTAAAATAAGTGTTTATTTCTTTAACTAATTATTATGTGGGGTTTGTGTCAACAATCATATGCAATTGTTACAATTGTTCGTTACCTTCTCTATACAGCTCCAGATAAAGGTTGTAAGCCCAGTCATCAATTTCAGAGCTTCCCTTATTTTTGAGTGTGGCCCACTTAGGGTTATGAGTTTTTTCATCGAATCCGGTAAACTGACTTTCAAATGAAAGGCCGATCTGGGCTTTGCCTTGAGTCGGGTCAATGAAAATTCGTCGTATTCGTGTTGTGAATAAGTAACGGATTATTCCTTTGTTTCCGGTGTCTATAATTCCTAGAAGTAAAAGAAAACTTTGTCCCTTGGCTAGCTTAAGATTGATGGCTCTTTTGGCATTCATATGAGTGATTTCTAAAGAAACTCCGCCACCTGAAATATCTATAAGGTTAGTGCTGGAATTTTTTCCTCCCATGTAACCCGGGGAATACTCACCGCTGGTGAGAATAAATTTAAGTCCGGCTTTCATGCCCTGAGTAGAGTCGGGAATAATATTTACATAGTCATAATATCTGGAAGGAGGCGAGACTCTTAAGAATTCTCTTTTTTGAGTCTGTTCAAGAAACTTAGGATATTCAAGGTGGATATAAGTGTAGGAAGAACCTTTTGAGCTGATGTCGGTGACAACCGAAGTAAATCGATAAAAAATAACCAAACCGGCTTGCTTGGTAGGAACGTGAAAGAAGCCGTCTACTTGACGTCCTATCCAAGATTTACCGATTCCATCATGACTCGGCAATTCCAGCATAAGTTCATTAGTAATCTCAGAAATAGCGCATGGAATTGTTTTTCTTTTTTCCGATTTTGAATGAAAGCTTACTTCGATTTTAGAACGGTATACCAGTGCGGTTTCAAAAATTTTGGATATCTTTTTTTTATCGATCACCCAGCTTGGAGGAATCGGATTGAGTCTTTTTTTCAGCTGTTGATTATTATACCAAAGTACAGCTCCGGCAAGCAACGCCATGCAAAAACTCACAAAGAGGAGCGTGTTGATTGTCTGCTGCGGAAGACCTGTTTCTCCGAATCCACGGAGAACTTTGTATAGATATTCTTGATCGACTGCGGCTTGCATTCTCGGCCTTTAGATTAAAGATGACTAGAGATTTTTATTACTTATACTTTTTTTTAAACCATTTGGAAAGTAGTGAGAACTCATTTTCTGGCAGTATAAGATTGAATCTTTTTTAGATTGCTCCGATTTTTTTCAGGTGAATTTCTATAGAAGATATCGCCGCAGGAGTTATCCCTGAAATTCTGCTGGCTTGCCCAAGGGTTAGGGGACGAATTGCAGTAAGTTTCTCTACTCCTTCTCGCGTCAGCCCTGCAACTTCAGAATAATTTACATTATTTGGTATTGTTATTGACTCTTTTTTGCGGAATTTATCAACAAGTTCCTGCTGCCTGACAAGGTATCCTTCATATTTAACCTGTGTTTCAGCTTCTAGAAGAATTTCTTCAGAGAAGGTCTCTATCGCAGGCCAAAGTTCTGTTATGTCATGAATAGTCAGTTCCGGCTGGCGAAGCAGTGTTGCGAGGGGAACGGATTTCCCGGGAGCTGTTCCGCCGATTTTATTAATTATCTCGCATGTTGCTGTGTCCGGTTTTATGCGGATGGAGTTTAAACCTTTTATCGCATCATCAAGACCTTTCTTTTTACAACTGTACATTTCCCACTGCGCATCGCCGACAAGTCCGAGTTCTCTGCCGATTGCGGTGAGTCTTTGGTCAGCATTTCCTTCTCTAAGGAGAAGTCTGTATTCAGCGCGGGAGGTGAACATGCGGTATGGTTCTTGAGTCCCTTTTGTGACCAGATCATCAATAAGGACCGCAATGTATGCCTGATCGCGTGAAAGCACGAAAGGAGGACGGCCTGTCAGCGAACAGAATGCGTTAATGGCGGCCCAGATACCCTGTGCAGCAGCTTCTTCATAACCGGATGTACCGTTAATCTGTCCGGCTAGAAACAGTCCGGGCAGAGTTTTTGTTTCAAGCGTAGGTAGAAGCTGTGTAGGCGGAACAAAATCGTATTCAATGGCATACCCCGGTCTGACAATCTGAGCCTGCTCGAGACCTACAATAGAATTGATCATTCTTTTTTGTATATCCAGAGGCAAGCTGGTAGGAATACCGCTCGGATAAATTTCCGGGCTTTCAAGTCCTTCCGGTTCAAGGAAAATCTGATGTCTCCCTTTTTCGGGAAATCTGGCAACTTTATCTTCAATTGAAGGGCAGTAACGAGCTCCGGTTCCTTTGATTATACCCGTAAACATGGGAGATCTTTCAAAACCGCTGCGAATAGCTTCGTGAGTCTGCTCGTTGGTGTAAGTTATGTGGCAGGGGACCTGCGCAAGATTTATTTTTTCAGTTCTAAAGCTGAACGGAAGCGGCGGGTTGTCTCCGTATTGAACTTCAAGTTTGTCAAAGTCGATTGAATCTTTGAGCAGTCTTGGAGTCGTTCCGGTTTTAAGACGGCCCAGAGTTAAACCTGCTTCTTTAAGTGATGCTGACATGCCTTCGGCGGCTGGGTCACCCATTCTTCCGCCGCTGAAATGTTCAAGGCCGATATGAATAAGTCCTTGCAAAAAAGTTCCGGTGGTCAGCAGTACAGCTTTTGATTTAAATCTTTCGCCGATTTTAGTCACGACTCCGCCGGCTTTGCCGTCTTCAATAATCAAGGTTTCAGCAGTGTCCTGTCTCACCCATAAGTTTTCTTGCGCAAAAATATCTTTTTGAACAACCCGCATATATTCATTGCGGTCCATTTGGGCTCGGCTGGCTCTTACTGCCGGACCTTTGCGTGTGTTAAGCGTACGAAACTGAATACCTGCTTTATCAGACCACAGCCCCATATATCCACCGAGGGCATCGATTTCTTTGACCATATGTCCTTTGGCCAGTCCGCCGATAGCCGGATTGCAGGATAGATGCCCGATTCTATCAACGTTGATAGTGAGCAAAAGAGTTTTGAGGCCGAGAGTGGAAGCTGCCATGGCTGCTTCACAACCGGCATGACCGGCTCCTGCTACTATAAGGTCGAATACATCCGGTGTGGGCTGTTTTCTAATCATTCTGATTTCTACTGCTTAATGCAATTAAAAGGGGAGGAGAACCATAACTTTTGCGTCGCCGAGAGTATTGGACAGAGATCCTTTTTCATTAGGCTGATGAGCCTGATTGAGAAGGGTTGACCATACAACGGCCTGATAACCGCGTTCACGTAAATGTGCTGCAACCGTTCCGCCGCCGATTCCGCGAGGGGTCGCGTCGACTCCATATACTTCTTTGATTGCGAATATTGTTTTTTCTACAATTTCAGCGTCGACGGGGGTCTGCGGTACTGCTTGGTGTTTGTTGTCTATTTCAACAGTGACCTTCACGCCGAATTCTTCTGCTACATAGTTACCCATCCCTTCAACCTGTTCAATAACATCTTCCAAGTCGTAGGTCGGGAGCACTCTGCAATCGATGTAGAAAACGTCTTTTCCGGGCAGCGTGTTAACATTTTCAACGTTTGCTTCTTTTTTCGTAGGAACGAAAGTTGAGAATGGAGGAGAGAAAAGTTCATCCTGATCATCAAACTGGAAATGAAGTTCAGGAATTTCAACAATCATTGCAGCTGCTGCGACAAGGGAGTTTACGCCATATTCAGGTGTAGATGCGTGGCACTGTTTACCTTCTACGGTAACTTTCAGCCATAAAGTACTTTTTTCAGAAATTTCTACCATGCTTGAATCCGGTTCGCCGAAATCAGGAACAAGGAAAAGGTCTTTTTTCTTAAACAAATTTTCATGTTCTTTGAGCATGAAATCAAGACCGTGTTCGCTTCCGGTTTCTTCGTCTGAAACAAAGATTAAACCGACGTTACAACCCGGAGTCACTCCGCATTCTTTTAAAGCTCGAGCTGCAATAATGGAGCTTACTAAACCTTGGTGATTATCTTCGGTTCCGCGTCCATATATGGCATCTCCATCCTGAACAAGTGTAAACGGATCAGTGTTCCAAAGACTTAAATCTCCGACCGGAACAACGTCCATGTGCGAAATAATCCAGAGTGTTTTGGAGCTGTTCTGTCCGGGAATAATCGTTACAAGATTCGGCCTGTAGCCGCATTCAACCCTGTCGTCAGGAGAATTGTAAGATTTAACTTCGTCAAAACCGTGCTCTTTGAGATAGGAGGTGAGATAATCAGCTTTATCCTTTTCTCCCTTCCCGTTATTTGCAGGGCCGATTGCAGGAATTGAAACCAATTTTGTGTGGAGTTCAAGAGCGTCATCTTTCAATGAATCGATTTTAGATAGAAGTTGACCGGGCATTAGTTTCTCCAGTTTTTAATCTGAATTTACGGTTATTATTAAAAAGTGAAAAAGTCCGGATAATTTCTATACGGACATGCTAATAAAAAGAGCCGGAACGAGTCCGGCTCCCTTAATACACGAATATACCATCGTGAGAAACAATTTGGGATTGTTTCTTAGGTAGGTAAGATTAACGACTTGCCTAGAAAGGCAGAGCTGGCTGATTACTACCGGCCGCGTGCTGCACGCTTGGAAGCTTTAAGTGGGTTAACCTTAACTTTACCTTCTTTGTCAACTCCTGCGCGAGCATGAGTTGCGAAGTTACATACGCCGTGTCCCCATTTTTTTGCAGGCTGAGCGTAGCATGGGCAGTAGTTTTTGCTGTCAAAATCAACAGCACGTTCGCATCCTTCACACTGTTCGACAACAGGTTCCAAGATGGTTCCTTTGAATAACAGACCTTCTGCAGTCATTTCAGCACCGTCAAGCACGTGAAATTTAACATTCTTTTTAGACATGTAGCGCCTCCTGTTTGGCAAGTCGCTTGCGTACAAGCGTTTTTATGTAATATTTATATTGAAAAGCACAATTCCCTATGCAGTGTTACCCTATGTTGTCAAGGAAAAAACTGCTTAAAATTGGCTGTAGCATCATCAACTAATGTTTTTTAAGTCTGCTTAAGGCCCATTTCACGGCCTTTTCAGCTTCATGAGAGATTGTTTCGACATCACACGTAAAATGTTTCCCGTTTTGATAAAGGACCTTTCCGTCACAGATTGTGAGGTTCACATCCTGAGCTCCGGCGGAGTATACAATGTGGGAAAGGGGATTGTATACTGGTTTTAGGTGCAATTTGTCCATATCAATGGCTATAATATCCGCCCTCATTCCGGCTTTAATGATTCCGGTGTCGGTTAATCCCAGAAATTTAGCTCCATTAACAGTTGCCAGATCAAGAGCCGTCTGGGCCGGTATTGCCGTAGGATCTTGAAGGATACCTTTTTGAAGCAATGAAGCTGTTCGCATTTCTTCAAACATGTTCAGATCATTATTGCTGGCTGCTCCGTCTGTGCCGAGCCCGACAGTGATGCCGGAACTGAGCAACTTCGTCAAAGGGCAAATACCTGATCCAAGTTTAAGATTGCTCTGAGGGTTGTGCGATATCATTGCTCCGCTTGCGCTTATCTGCTTAATTTCCTGTTCCGTCACATCAACGCAGTGATGAATTCTGGTTCGTGGAGTCAGTAAGCCGTTATCGCATAAAACTTCAAGAGGTCTTTTGTCGAATTTTTTTGAAGTCAGCTCTGTCTCTGCAACGGATTCAGCGCAGTGAATCTGCCACAGCACATCAAGTTTTTCCGCCAGTTCCATACTTTCAATCAACTGATCCGGAGTTGTTGTAAAAACCGCGTGGGGAGTTATTGAAGTGGTTATCCTGTCGTGTAACAAGAACCGTTCATGCAAACCTTCAATTGTTTCCCATGCCTGTTTTGCTGTTTTAAAGAAGGGGGAAGGGAATTCGAAAAACCCCTCTCCTAA
This window harbors:
- the lnt gene encoding apolipoprotein N-acyltransferase, whose amino-acid sequence is MYLILPILIATFCAGIGYANPFLHFPAAALGFPLALGIIAFSKCSPREALKRGWITGTFACLACLYWLAYPIGVYGNISWFLAVPCPILMAMAVGAYYGVYTLILNIASRKLPPLFLCIFSAVLWSTMELAQGYFFTGFPWMTFSSAFSYWPQSIQGAAFVGAYGLSGLLISVTTGILIWKTSHLAKAWSVGILAILVMLGVLRTVPETFSTLHSTGNATIGIVQGNINQGLKWDAKYQVATLNKYIRLSKSLPAKPDLIIWPETAMPFQIQDPNELRATLVNFTKESDTPLLTGAPGYILHPKTRSFSLYNRAFLIDPHKTTLDWYDKSHLVPFGEYIPLKKYLPIDKLVQGVGDFIPGDDTSPLISRNLAMGILICYEGIFPELAQERVAQGANLLINISNDAWYGKTSAPYQHLGLVSLRAVEQGRYLIRCTNTGISACIDPLGNITDSTGLFVNAAVLTNPELITGKTFFSANYELITYGPLVLTFLFIIWIAIAPVSSTNKKNRKRIIQ
- a CDS encoding hemolysin family protein → MDDGSEGRLWAKLINIFRKADSPLEEHILEAREDGEIKSEVVSMLLNVLELKDTTASEIMIPRTDIIGAEISGGLTEVAEQIIEHCHSRIPVYMDSKDHIIGIVHAKDIIAPLLACKRDESLENLLREPFIVSENIQIKTLLKEFQSGRVHMAILQDEYGGTSGLITMEDILEEIVGDIADEYDAVRPSDFYERDDGSFMISGRVSLYEVSEKLHLELDSEHVDSIGGYLSELMGRIPNVGEFLDFAGYKFTIHESDAKQIISILVEPPKGV
- the mnmG gene encoding tRNA uridine-5-carboxymethylaminomethyl(34) synthesis enzyme MnmG, producing MIRKQPTPDVFDLIVAGAGHAGCEAAMAASTLGLKTLLLTINVDRIGHLSCNPAIGGLAKGHMVKEIDALGGYMGLWSDKAGIQFRTLNTRKGPAVRASRAQMDRNEYMRVVQKDIFAQENLWVRQDTAETLIIEDGKAGGVVTKIGERFKSKAVLLTTGTFLQGLIHIGLEHFSGGRMGDPAAEGMSASLKEAGLTLGRLKTGTTPRLLKDSIDFDKLEVQYGDNPPLPFSFRTEKINLAQVPCHITYTNEQTHEAIRSGFERSPMFTGIIKGTGARYCPSIEDKVARFPEKGRHQIFLEPEGLESPEIYPSGIPTSLPLDIQKRMINSIVGLEQAQIVRPGYAIEYDFVPPTQLLPTLETKTLPGLFLAGQINGTSGYEEAAAQGIWAAINAFCSLTGRPPFVLSRDQAYIAVLIDDLVTKGTQEPYRMFTSRAEYRLLLREGNADQRLTAIGRELGLVGDAQWEMYSCKKKGLDDAIKGLNSIRIKPDTATCEIINKIGGTAPGKSVPLATLLRQPELTIHDITELWPAIETFSEEILLEAETQVKYEGYLVRQQELVDKFRKKESITIPNNVNYSEVAGLTREGVEKLTAIRPLTLGQASRISGITPAAISSIEIHLKKIGAI
- a CDS encoding M20 family metallo-hydrolase, whose translation is MPGQLLSKIDSLKDDALELHTKLVSIPAIGPANNGKGEKDKADYLTSYLKEHGFDEVKSYNSPDDRVECGYRPNLVTIIPGQNSSKTLWIISHMDVVPVGDLSLWNTDPFTLVQDGDAIYGRGTEDNHQGLVSSIIAARALKECGVTPGCNVGLIFVSDEETGSEHGLDFMLKEHENLFKKKDLFLVPDFGEPDSSMVEISEKSTLWLKVTVEGKQCHASTPEYGVNSLVAAAAMIVEIPELHFQFDDQDELFSPPFSTFVPTKKEANVENVNTLPGKDVFYIDCRVLPTYDLEDVIEQVEGMGNYVAEEFGVKVTVEIDNKHQAVPQTPVDAEIVEKTIFAIKEVYGVDATPRGIGGGTVAAHLRERGYQAVVWSTLLNQAHQPNEKGSLSNTLGDAKVMVLLPF
- a CDS encoding PxxKW family cysteine-rich protein, which gives rise to MSKKNVKFHVLDGAEMTAEGLLFKGTILEPVVEQCEGCERAVDFDSKNYCPCYAQPAKKWGHGVCNFATHARAGVDKEGKVKVNPLKASKRAARGR